One window of Syngnathus acus chromosome 16, fSynAcu1.2, whole genome shotgun sequence genomic DNA carries:
- the pou3f2b gene encoding LOW QUALITY PROTEIN: POU domain, class 3, transcription factor 2 (The sequence of the model RefSeq protein was modified relative to this genomic sequence to represent the inferred CDS: deleted 1 base in 1 codon; substituted 1 base at 1 genomic stop codon): MTVRDNPSKSTLSYSCTASAEAAAALRCAALRSAPPCCTPTLSSTQPPLTPQSPKRETRSPRPIGTPSPLATTSISLARPMSGRGGAARRCRXASASTRQSAGREPPVGSRLEDACVKCELVLMRATSPAPSVMATAASNHYSILTSSASIVHSEPGSMQQAAAYRDAQSLLQSDYQLQGNGHALSHAHQWIAALSHGEAAPWSSEQDIKPAVQSARDDMHNSSSNLQHQARAPSHLQVHQAAHGGNHHDARAWRTTTAAHIPSMATTNGQSLIYSQPSFGVNGLIPGPGGGQGLHHHNLRDPHEDHHSPHLSEHSQPPSQQHQHQHGPNHHHDHSDEDTPTSDDLEQFAKQFKQRRIKLGFTQADVGLALGTLYGNVFSQTTICRFEALQLSFKNMCKLKPLLNKWLEEADSTSGSPTSLDKIAAQGRKRKKRTSIEVSVKGALESHFLKCPKPAASEIISLADSLHLEKEVVRVWFCNRRQKEKRMTPPGGALPGSEDVYGDTPPHHGVQTPVQ, translated from the exons ATGACAGTGCGTGATAATCCAAGTAAATCAACTCTCTCTTACAGTTGCACTGCTTCTGCCGAAGCCGccgctgcgctgcgctgcgctgcgctgcgctcCGCTCCTCCATGCTGCACTCCAACGCTTTCCTCCACTCAGCCTCCTCTCACACCCCAATCACCAAAGAGAGAAACGCGTTCCCCGCGGCCAATCGGCACGCCGTCGCCCCTAGCAACGACGTCCATCAGCTTGGCACGACCAATGAGCGGGCGGGGCGGAGCGGCGCGGAGATGCAGGTGAGCCTCGGCGTCCACTCGGCAGAGCGCCGGG AGGGAGCCGCCTGTAGGCAGCAGACTAGAGGATGCGTGCGTCAAATGCGAGCTGGTTCTAATGCGAGCTACCAGTCCGGCTCCGAGCGTCATGGCGACCGCAGCGTCTAACCACTACAGCATCCTCACCTCCAGCGCATCCATCGTGCACTCGGAGCCTGGCAGCATGCAGCAAGCCGCGGCGTACCGGGACGCGCAGAGCCTGTTGCAGAGCGACTACCAGCTGCAGGGCAACGGCCACGCGCTGAGCCACGCTCACCAGTGGATCGCCGCGCTGTCCCACGGGGAGGCGGCCCCGTGGTCATCGGAGCAGGACATTAAACCGGCGGTGCAGAGCGCCCGAGACGACATGCACAACTCCAGCAGCAACCTGCAGCACCAGGCGCGAGCGCCGTCCCACCTGCAGGTGCACCAGGCGGCGCACGGCGGGAACCACCACGACGCCCGGGCATGGAGGACCACCACGGCGGCGCACATTCCCAGCATGGCGACCACCAACGGCCAAAGCTTGATCTACTCGCAGCCGAGCTTCGGCGTCAACGGTCTGATCCCGGGGCCGGGCGGCGGCCAGGGGCTGCACCACCACAACCTACGAGACCCTCACGAGGACCACCACAGTCCGCACCTTAGCGAGCACAGCCAACCGCCGTCCCAGCAGCATCAGCACCAGCACGGGCCGAACCACCACCACGACCACTCGGACGAGGACACGCCGACCTCGGACGACTTGGAGCAGTTCGCCAAACAATTCAAGCAGCGCAGGATCAAGCTGGGCTTCACGCAGGCGGACGTGGGGCTCGCTCTAGGGACCTTGTACGGGAATGTGTTCTCCCAGACCACCATTTGCAGGTTTGAGGCCCTGCAACTCAGCTTCAAAAACATGTGCAAGCTGAAGCCTCTGTTGAACAAGTGGCTGGAGGAGGCGGACTCCACTTCAGGCAGCCCGACCAGCCTGGACAAAATCGCCGCACAGGgcaggaaaaggaaaaaacggACCTCGATCGAGGTCAGCGTCAAGGGGGCTTTGGAGAGCCATTTTTTGAAGTGCCCAAAACCCGCAGCGTCGGAAATAATCTCCCTGGCGGACAGTCTGCATTTGGAGAAAGAAGTGGTGAGGGTTTGGTTTTGTAACAGGAGACAGAAGGAGAAACGGATGACGCCTCCCGGAGGAGCTCTGCCGGGGAGCGAGGACGTGTACGGGGACACGCCGCCCCACCACGGGGTCCAAACCCCGGTTCAGTGA
- the fbxl4 gene encoding F-box/LRR-repeat protein 4 isoform X1 codes for MLTLLSMFYYICLRRRSRSGTRGEALTSRRAVESGQRAILPVSVEVEQYTKEVLDFSSHYGSENSMSYTMWNLAGVPNVYPSSGDFTQTAVFRTYGTWWEQCASAPPRFRRIPKGFYSQDYIELGFEEPVYPTAVEVLETYYPGAIVQILACSHNPFSQNQPTDVRWEVLWAGEPTKVLAPQARQFSPTIKHISFPTNLLRLEVNSSLLDYYTELDAVILRGVKERPMLALYKMPVIDMIDLSDSEEDLSDLGGPFRQGPDCRTGNGYFDKLPYELIQLILSHLTLPDLCRLAQSCKMLHQHCCDPLQYTQLSLQPYWARLSDTSLGYLQSRCTRLQRLNLSWTGNRGALTLNSFSSFMKVCGLSLVRLELSCCHFLNEACLEVLAQTCPGLQELNLASCDRLHPQAFTHISKLTRLRRLVLYRTKIEQTAILSILTFCIELKHLNLGSCIRIEDYDVVASMLAARCHSLCSLDLWRCRNLTDRGLNELVSGCRMLEELDLGWSPTLQSSTGCFQHLARSLPRLRKLFLTANRTVRDSDVEELASCCPLLQHLDILGTRLVSAASLKKLLQSCPQLRLLDVSFCSQIDTRLAQELTSLFPSVAIKRSFTH; via the exons ATGTTAACTCTGTTGAGCATGTTTTACTATATTTGTCTgcggcgacgctccaggagTGGGACTCGTGGTGAGGCTCTGACCAGTCGACGAGCAGTGGAGTCTGGCCAACGGGCGATATTGCCTGTCAGTGTGGAGGTGGAGCAGTACACCAAGGAGGTTTTGGACTTCAGCTCTCATTACGGCAGTGAGAATAGCATGTCCTACACTATGTGGAACCTGGCCGGTGTGCCTAATGTCTACCCCAGCTCTGGGGACTTTACACAGACTGCGGTGTTCAGAACTTATGGAACTTGGTGGGAACAATGTGCCAGCGCTCCACCACGTTTCCGACGCATCCCCAAAGGTTTCTACAGCCAGGATTATATTGAGCTGGGCTTTGAAGAGCCTGTTTACCCTACGGCTGTTGAGGTTCTTGAGACTTATTACCCTGGGGCTATTGTCCAGATTCTGGCCTGCTCACATAACCCCTTTTCCCAAAATCAACCTACGGATGTCAG GTGGGAGGTGTTGTGGGCGGGGGAGCCCACCAAGGTGCTGGCACCCCAGGCTCGCCAGTTTTCACCTACAATCAAGCACATCAGTTTCCCCACCAACCTGCTTCGCCTGGAGGTCAACAGCTCTCTTCTGGATTACTATACTGAGCTGGATGCCGTAATCCTACGTGGCGTGAAAGAAAGGCCTATGCTCGCGCTCTACAAAATGCCTGTCATCGACATGATTGACCTGAGTGACAGTGAGGAGGATCTTTCTGATCTGGGAGGTCCATTCAGACAGGGTCCGGATTGCAGGACAGGCAACGGCTACTTTGACAAACTACCCTATGAG CTCATTCAACTGATACTCAGCCACCTGACCTTGCCAGACCTGTGCCGTCTGGCCCAAAGTTGTAAGATGCTGCACCAGCACTGTTGTGACCCGCTGCAGTACACCCAGCTGAGTTTGCAGCCCTACTGGGCCAGGCTGAGTGACACCTCCTTGGGATACCTGCAGAGCCGCTGCACACGCCTCCAGAGGCTCAACCTTTCTTGGACTGGCAACCGCGGCGCTCTCACCCTTAATAGCTTCAGCAG TTTCATGAAGGTCTGTGGGCTCAGTCTGGTGCGTCTGGAACTGTCTTGCTGCCACTTCCTGAATGAGGCCTGTTTGGAGGTTCTTGCCCAGACTTGTCCAGGGCTGCAAGAGCTAAACCTGGCCTCCTGTGACCGGCTTCACCCACAGGCCTTCACACACATTTCTAAACTTACACGCCTCCGCAGACTGGTGCTTTATCGTACCAAGATTGAG CAAACAGCTATTCTTAGCATCCTGACTTTCTGCATCGAGTTGAAACACCTGAACCTCGGGAGCTGTATCAGG ATTGAAGACTATGATGTTGTGGCCAGTATGCTGGCTGCTCGCTGCCACTCACTTTGTTCCTTGGACCTGTGGCGCTGCAGAAACCTGACAGATCGTGGCCTAAATGAGCTTGTCTCTGGCTGCAG AATGTTAGAGGAACTGGACTTGGGCTGGAGTCCCACACTGCAGAGCAGCACTGGATGTTTCCAGCACCTTGCCCGCAGCTTACCACGTTTACGCAAACTCTTCCTCACCGCCAATCGTACAGTCCGTGACTCGGACGTCGAGGAGTTGGCCTCCTGCTGCCCATTGCTACAACATCTAGACATACTGG GTACACGGCTTGTGAGTGCTGCCTCATTGAAGAAACTCCTCCAGTCGTGTCCACAGCTGCGTCTCCTGGATGTTTCCTTCTGCTCCCAGATAGACACAAGGCTAGCCCAAGAGCTAACCAGCCTCTTTCCCAGTGTAGCAATCAAGAGAAGTTTCACACATTGA
- the fbxl4 gene encoding F-box/LRR-repeat protein 4 isoform X2, translating to MEGITRSGTRGEALTSRRAVESGQRAILPVSVEVEQYTKEVLDFSSHYGSENSMSYTMWNLAGVPNVYPSSGDFTQTAVFRTYGTWWEQCASAPPRFRRIPKGFYSQDYIELGFEEPVYPTAVEVLETYYPGAIVQILACSHNPFSQNQPTDVRWEVLWAGEPTKVLAPQARQFSPTIKHISFPTNLLRLEVNSSLLDYYTELDAVILRGVKERPMLALYKMPVIDMIDLSDSEEDLSDLGGPFRQGPDCRTGNGYFDKLPYELIQLILSHLTLPDLCRLAQSCKMLHQHCCDPLQYTQLSLQPYWARLSDTSLGYLQSRCTRLQRLNLSWTGNRGALTLNSFSSFMKVCGLSLVRLELSCCHFLNEACLEVLAQTCPGLQELNLASCDRLHPQAFTHISKLTRLRRLVLYRTKIEQTAILSILTFCIELKHLNLGSCIRIEDYDVVASMLAARCHSLCSLDLWRCRNLTDRGLNELVSGCRMLEELDLGWSPTLQSSTGCFQHLARSLPRLRKLFLTANRTVRDSDVEELASCCPLLQHLDILGTRLVSAASLKKLLQSCPQLRLLDVSFCSQIDTRLAQELTSLFPSVAIKRSFTH from the exons gagTGGGACTCGTGGTGAGGCTCTGACCAGTCGACGAGCAGTGGAGTCTGGCCAACGGGCGATATTGCCTGTCAGTGTGGAGGTGGAGCAGTACACCAAGGAGGTTTTGGACTTCAGCTCTCATTACGGCAGTGAGAATAGCATGTCCTACACTATGTGGAACCTGGCCGGTGTGCCTAATGTCTACCCCAGCTCTGGGGACTTTACACAGACTGCGGTGTTCAGAACTTATGGAACTTGGTGGGAACAATGTGCCAGCGCTCCACCACGTTTCCGACGCATCCCCAAAGGTTTCTACAGCCAGGATTATATTGAGCTGGGCTTTGAAGAGCCTGTTTACCCTACGGCTGTTGAGGTTCTTGAGACTTATTACCCTGGGGCTATTGTCCAGATTCTGGCCTGCTCACATAACCCCTTTTCCCAAAATCAACCTACGGATGTCAG GTGGGAGGTGTTGTGGGCGGGGGAGCCCACCAAGGTGCTGGCACCCCAGGCTCGCCAGTTTTCACCTACAATCAAGCACATCAGTTTCCCCACCAACCTGCTTCGCCTGGAGGTCAACAGCTCTCTTCTGGATTACTATACTGAGCTGGATGCCGTAATCCTACGTGGCGTGAAAGAAAGGCCTATGCTCGCGCTCTACAAAATGCCTGTCATCGACATGATTGACCTGAGTGACAGTGAGGAGGATCTTTCTGATCTGGGAGGTCCATTCAGACAGGGTCCGGATTGCAGGACAGGCAACGGCTACTTTGACAAACTACCCTATGAG CTCATTCAACTGATACTCAGCCACCTGACCTTGCCAGACCTGTGCCGTCTGGCCCAAAGTTGTAAGATGCTGCACCAGCACTGTTGTGACCCGCTGCAGTACACCCAGCTGAGTTTGCAGCCCTACTGGGCCAGGCTGAGTGACACCTCCTTGGGATACCTGCAGAGCCGCTGCACACGCCTCCAGAGGCTCAACCTTTCTTGGACTGGCAACCGCGGCGCTCTCACCCTTAATAGCTTCAGCAG TTTCATGAAGGTCTGTGGGCTCAGTCTGGTGCGTCTGGAACTGTCTTGCTGCCACTTCCTGAATGAGGCCTGTTTGGAGGTTCTTGCCCAGACTTGTCCAGGGCTGCAAGAGCTAAACCTGGCCTCCTGTGACCGGCTTCACCCACAGGCCTTCACACACATTTCTAAACTTACACGCCTCCGCAGACTGGTGCTTTATCGTACCAAGATTGAG CAAACAGCTATTCTTAGCATCCTGACTTTCTGCATCGAGTTGAAACACCTGAACCTCGGGAGCTGTATCAGG ATTGAAGACTATGATGTTGTGGCCAGTATGCTGGCTGCTCGCTGCCACTCACTTTGTTCCTTGGACCTGTGGCGCTGCAGAAACCTGACAGATCGTGGCCTAAATGAGCTTGTCTCTGGCTGCAG AATGTTAGAGGAACTGGACTTGGGCTGGAGTCCCACACTGCAGAGCAGCACTGGATGTTTCCAGCACCTTGCCCGCAGCTTACCACGTTTACGCAAACTCTTCCTCACCGCCAATCGTACAGTCCGTGACTCGGACGTCGAGGAGTTGGCCTCCTGCTGCCCATTGCTACAACATCTAGACATACTGG GTACACGGCTTGTGAGTGCTGCCTCATTGAAGAAACTCCTCCAGTCGTGTCCACAGCTGCGTCTCCTGGATGTTTCCTTCTGCTCCCAGATAGACACAAGGCTAGCCCAAGAGCTAACCAGCCTCTTTCCCAGTGTAGCAATCAAGAGAAGTTTCACACATTGA